GTAACTGTTTTTAAAAAATCTTTTTCTATGTCCAATGCTCGAGTTGCTAATGCTTCATAGCGGATTTTTTTGTCTTTAATTCGTTCTGGTAATTCTGGCAGAAGGCCAAAATTTGCATTCATGGGTTGAAAATGTTTCTTTTCTGTATGTGTAATGTAATAAGCCATGCTTCCAAGTACTGTTTCCCTTGGGAAAATAAGTGGTACATTATTTTTGGTCAATCTTGCTGCATTAATACCAGCTAATAATCCACTAGCAGCACTCTCTACGTACCCTTCTACACCAGTCATCTGACCTGCAAAAAATAAATTATCTCTTTTCTGAGATTGATAGGTTGGTTTTAATAACTCAGGAGAATTGATGAAACTATTTCTATGCATAACACCATAACGAATAAACTCAGCATTTTCTAAACCAGGAATCATTTGAAAAACACGTTTTTGTTCTCCCCATTTTAAATGTGTTTGAAAGCCAACCATATTGTATAAAGAAGCCGCTGCGTTATCTTGACGTAATTGAATAACAGCGAAAGGACGCTTACCTGTTTTTGGGTCTTCCAAGCCAACTGGTTTCATCGGACCAAATAACATAGTTTTTATTCCTCGTTTCGCCATAACTTCAATCGGCATACATCCTTCAAAATATTTTTCTTTTTCAAATGTTTTTAAAGGAACAGTCTCAGCAGCAATCAATGCTTCATAGAATGCCTGAAATTCTTCTTGTGTCATCGGACAATTTAAGTAGGCAGCTTCTCCTTTATTATACCGTGATTTTAAATAGACTTTCTCCATATTAATGGTAGATTGATCAACAATTGGAGCTGCAGCATCATAAAAATA
The genomic region above belongs to Melissococcus plutonius ATCC 35311 and contains:
- the trmFO gene encoding FADH(2)-oxidizing methylenetetrahydrofolate--tRNA-(uracil(54)-C(5))-methyltransferase TrmFO codes for the protein MTEVVKVIGAGLAGSEAAWQIANNGVAVELYEMRPNKQTPAHQTDHFAELVCSNSLRGNSLTNAVGVLKEEMRQLNSLIIKSADETAVPAGGALAVDRENFSRMVTEKIKKHPLITIKKEEVTNIPNDNTVIATGPLTTECLSEEIKCFNDSEGFYFYDAAAPIVDQSTINMEKVYLKSRYNKGEAAYLNCPMTQEEFQAFYEALIAAETVPLKTFEKEKYFEGCMPIEVMAKRGIKTMLFGPMKPVGLEDPKTGKRPFAVIQLRQDNAAASLYNMVGFQTHLKWGEQKRVFQMIPGLENAEFIRYGVMHRNSFINSPELLKPTYQSQKRDNLFFAGQMTGVEGYVESAASGLLAGINAARLTKNNVPLIFPRETVLGSMAYYITHTEKKHFQPMNANFGLLPELPERIKDKKIRYEALATRALDIEKDFLKTVTD